A stretch of DNA from Paenibacillus albus:
CAGCAGTCAACGGATCGGGATATGCGCAAAAGAGCGCTTGAAGCGTCATCCGGCTTCATGGCGGAGAACGAAGCGAACTTCGACCGCATCTATGACGATCTCGTGAAGGTACGTACGACGATCGCGAAGAAGCTGGGCTTCACGAACTTCGTAGAGCTTGGTTACGCGCGTATGAGCCGTACCGACTACAATGCGGAGATGGTCGTTAACTTCCGTAAGCAGGTGCTCGAGAATATCGTGCCTGCGGCAACGAAGCTGCGTCAGCGTCAGCAGAATCGCATTGGCGTCGATGAGCTGCGCTATTACGATGAGAATTTCAGCTTCAAGTGCGGTAATGCGAAGCCGAAGGGCGATCCGGATTGGATCGTGGCAGGCGGAGCGAAGATGTACGCCGAGCTGTCGCCGGAGACGGATACTTTCTTCCGTTTCATGCAGGACAATGGCCTGATGGATCTCGTGAGCAAGAAGGGTAAGCAGGGCGGAGGCTATTGCACGTACATTAGCGAATACGGAGCACCGTTTATTTTCTCCAACTTTAACGGCACTTCCGGCGATATCGATGTATTGACGCATGAAGCGGGCCATGCTTTCCAAGTGTACGAGAGCCGCAGCTTCGCAGTGCCAGAGTACAGCTTCCCGACCTACGAGGCGTGCGAGATCCACTCGATGAGCATGGAGTTCTTCACATGGCCTTGGATGAACTTGTTCTTCGAGGAAGATGCGGACAAATACCGGTTCGAGCACCTCGGCAGCGGCTTGCTCTTCATTCCGTACGGCGTGACGGTCGATGAATTCCAGCATTTCGTCTACGAGAACCCGGATGCGACGCCGGCTGAGCGGAAGCAAGCATGGCGCGACATCGAGCGCAAGTACTTGCCGCACCGTGATTATGCGGATAACGAGTATTTGGAGCGCGGCGGATTCTGGCATAAGCAGGGCCATATCTTTGGCTCGCCGTTCTACTACATTGACTATACACTCGCGCAAATCTGTGCGTTCCAGTTCTGGAAGCAGATGAACGAGGATCGCACAGCGGCATGGGACGCTTATGTGAACCTGTGCCGCCAAGGCGGCAGCCTCTCCTTCACGGAGCTCGTGAAGGTGGCTGGTCTTATCTCGCCGTTCGAGGACGGCTGCGTATCGTCGGTCATCGGCAGCATCGAAGGCTGGCTGGACAGCGTGGACGATACAGCTCTGTAAACTCGTGCATGATACAAACAAGCAGCTCTCTTCTCCGCGCAGGGGAAGAGAGCTGCTTTTTATTTCTCCAATTGCTCAATCCGATTCAGGAAAGCCGTCGCCGCGGCCGTCATGGTTGAATTGCTCATCGTTGCGACTCCAATCTCAGCTGCCGGTAGGGGAGTGACTGTCTTCAGCTCAACTAACACTCCATCGTCAATAAAACGGCTTACTGATGAACGAGGAACAAACGCCGCACCATAACCCCGCTTTGCAAATTCGATCAGCAGATCAATGCTGTTTAACTCAATATCACAATTCGGAATAACGCCTTGGCTTGTGAACCAATGCTCGATAATTCGCCTCGTCGCGCTGCCCGGCGATAGCATGAGCAGCGGCAGCTTGAGCAGCTCCTCCGTCGATACTGGCGCTTCAAGGAACGATCGGAACGCTCTGCTTACAACTAAACAGTTGCTAGTCGCAGCGAGCTGCCTGATCTCAATCTCGGAATCATGAACGGGGAGATGAACAAAGGCGATTTCAAGCGTTCGATTCTTGAGCTGCTGCACAAGCTCCTTCGACTGCTCCGCAACTAAGCGGATGCGAACCTCAGGGTAATCGGCATGGAACTGATCCAGAGCCGGAAGGACCGTTTCTTTCAAGATGGTTCCGCTCGCGCCGATGCGAAGCAGGCCAGAACCCAATTGTTTCACAAGCTGCAGCTCATGCTCCCCTCGATCGAACTGTGCGAATGCCCGATCTACATAATCCATCAACAGCTGTCCTTCATAGGTTAACCTAACGCCTTTGGATAGACGATCGAACAACACGACGTTCAGCGCTTCTTCTAACTGTTTAATTGCATAGCTGGCTGAAGGCTGCGTAATGTGCAGCTTCTGTGCGGCCTTTGTTACATTGCCGAATTGAGCTGCATACAAGAAAATACGGTACCATTCTGTATTAACCATCGCTGACATAGTTCCTCTCTATGACAAGACTTAGATATTTCAATTTCCTTTATTTCAAGTATAAATCTAAAATAAAAAAAACGATATATTGAATGCAAGGGGAGAGAGCAATGGCAGCGAACTCGTTCGGAGAGCGGTTCAGAATTACGACTTTCGGAGAATCACACGGTGAGGCGGTTGGCGTTATCGTTGACGGGGTGACGCCAGGCTTGGAAATAGACGAAGCATATATTCAGATTCAGATGGATCGGAGAAAGCCGGGACAATCGTCCGTAACGTCACCGCGCAAGGAATACGATCATGTTCATATTGTGTCAGGCGTTTATGAAGGCAGAGCAACGGGGACGCCGCTCACCATCATTCTGTACAACAAAGATATGCGTCCGGAAGCATATGACGATATTAAGCATAGCTATCGTCCAGGTCATGCGGATTACACGTATATGCAGAAGTATGGTCTTCGCGATCACCGGGGCAGCGGCCGGGCATCGGGACGGGAGACGGCGGGAAGAGTAGCGGCAGGTGCGGTTGCGCGTAAGCTTCTTGAACAGAGAGGGATCTCTGTTGTAGCTTATTCCAAAGAAATCGGCGGCATTGAGAGCACTAGCTTCTCCGAGGAAGAGATCGAGCGAAACCCGGTCAGAGCTGCTGACCCGATTGCTGCTATGCGGATGGTAGAGCGGATTGAGCACTTGGCTTCAATCGGCGATAGCTGCGGAGGCATTGTAGAGTGCAGAATTCGTGGACTTGCTCCCGGTATCGGCGAGCCGGTCTTTGATAAGCTTGATGCGGAGCTTGCCCGAGCTATGATCTCCATCGGAGCGGTAAAAGGAATCGAGTTTGGCGCGGGGTTCGAAGCGGCGAGAATGCAAGGCAGCGAGCATAACGATCCAATGAACACATCGGGATTCTTGAGCAATCATGCGGGAGGCATTCTCGGCGGAATCAGCACGGGCGCGGACATTATTTTCCGAGTTGCGGTCAAGCCGACTTCTTCGATTTCAGTTCCTCAGCAAACCGTTAGAGAAAACGGGGAAGAACAGATCATCGTGACAAAGGGTCGGCATGATCCATGCATCTGTCCGAGAATTGTCCCTGTCGTCGAAGCGATGGCCTGCCTTGTTCTTGAGGACCAGATTAAGCGTCAAGCGGTGATGCATGCGTGATGCATGATGGTTCAAATCTTGAAAGAAGTCTGATCTTGCTCAGACTTCTTTTTGTGCTCTTGAAGCTAGTTAAGAGAAACTTAAGAATCAGTTTATGGCTTGTTTAGGAGTGGGGACTACACTAGTTAAGACTTTAGTAGCTTCTTTGTGAGCAGTATCCCAGTTTCTTGGAAAATTAATCTCATGTTATAATTCAAGAAGCTAAGATAGGGTCCAGATGGTTACTTTCAAACCGAAAGGGAAGTTGCGATGCTCGAAATCAAACAAGTCGCGAAGCGATCATTCCTTAGGAACAATAATAACGCTCCATACCTTTTATCCAACATTAGCGCCACGGTTGATCAAGGAGAACGAATCTCCCTTCTTGGGGCCTCTGGCCAAGGGAAGAGTACGTTACTTCGCTTGCTTTCGATTCTACATACGCCAGATGAAGGAGACATTTGTCTAAGAGGGATGTCATTTCGGCAAATCGGTTCAAGATTATGGAGAAAACAAGTCTGCTATGTTGCGCAGCAAGCCGTAATGCTGCCAGGAACTGTAGAAGATAATCTTAAAGTGACTGCTCAATTACATCAATTACCGTATGATCAGAAGCTAGCTGAAAGATTATTAGAAGCAGCAAGGCTTACACATATTGACTTGAAGAAAGATGCTCGTGAGCTCTCGGGTGGTGAGATGCAGAGAATTGCTCTCATACGATCGTTGCTTTTGCGCCCAGATATTCTATTGTTAGATGAAGTTACATCATCTCTGGATGGGCCTAATACGCTTGCAATTGAGCAAATGCTAAGTGAATGGAATCGTAGTGAAGGTACGATTATGATCGGGGTTACACATGAGCTTGTGCAGGCCGAAAGGACAAGTACGAGAATATGGTTCATGGCAGGCGGGACGATCGCTGAAGATGCTTCTGCAAGGCCATTTTTTGAAAATCCAAGCACCGAAACCGCGAGGCAATTTATCGGGAGAGGGCAAACTGAGGTGGAGCTGACGTGACATTATTTGCGCTTAGTTTTACGCTGCTGTTTGTTTTTGCAACGATGCTCATTTCCTACTGGCAGAAGCTTGGGCTTGAGAAAGAGATCGCGATCGGAACGGTCAGATCTTCCGTGCAGCTGTTGTTAATCGGATATGTCCTGCAGTATATTTTTCAGACGGAAAATTATCTCTTATTGGTACTTATCATAACGATTATGATAGGGGTGGCCTCCTGGAACGCTTCCAAACGAGGAGAAGGGATGAAAGGGGTTATTTGGCGGATCGCATTCTCCATCGCCGTTATGGAGTTATTAATGATGGCAATGCTGCTAGGACTTCATCTCATAAAATCGACTCCGCAGTATATTATCCCGCTCAGTGGGATGACAATCGGCAATGCGATGGTTGTTTCGGGCTTATTCATGAATCAGCTTAAACGGGAAGCTCATTCCTCGAGAGGGGAAATCGATACACTGCTATCGTTAGGGGCCAGTGCGAAGCAAGCTTTGCACGAAGTCAGGAAACGAGCGGTGAAATTCAGCATGATTCCGACGATCGACGGTATGAAGACCGTCGGACTTGTACAGCTTCCGGGAATGATGACAGGAATGATCATAGCTGGAGCAGAACCAGTGGAGGCTGTCCGCTATCAAATCTTAATCGTATTCTCGTTTACGGGCTCTGCTGCGATTACGAGTATGCTTCTGAGTATGCTTTGCTATAAGCTTGTGTTCACCAAGGATCTGCAATTGAAAACATTTGCAAAAGACTGAACATACAGAAAGGGGATGCAGGCATGCCCTCCCGTATTTATGAGCAGGATATGTATCTTCGTTCGATCGAGCTAGAGCGGGAGCGCGTTCCTACTTTTGCCGAATATCCGTTTCATCTCGGAGCGATTCAGCATCTCGATAAGCTGGAGTTTCATCCCAAGGTCACGTATATCGTCGGTGAGAACGGAATGGGCAAGTCCACCTTGATGGAGGCCATTGCCATTGCTTGGGGCTTCAATCCGGAAGGCGGAACGAAGAATTTCACGTTCTCGACCCATGCTTCTCATTCGAATTTGTTCGAGTATCTTCGGCTTGCGCGCGGGCTGAAGAAGGCAAGAGATGGGTTCTTCTTCCGTGCGGAGAGCTATTACAACTTGGCCAGCAACATTGATGAGTTAGATAAGGAGCCTGGATCGGGACCTGCACTGATCGACTCCTATGGCGGGAAGTCGCTGCACGAGCAGTCGCATGGGGAGTCGTTCTTCGCGACCTTCATGAATCGCTTCGGCGGCAACGGACTGTATATTTTGGACGAGCCGGAAGCCGCGCTGTCTCCTTTTCGACAAATGGCAATGCTGTCGAATATGCATGAGCTGATTCAGACAAACTCTCAGTTTATTATCTCGACACACTCACCGATTCTGATGGCTTACCCCGATTCTATCATCTACTACTTGACGCAAGATGGCATCGAGACGCGAACGCTGGAGCAGACCGATCATTACATTATCATGAAAGAGTTTCTAAACAACAAAGAGCGTATGCTGCGCGAGCTGATGGAGGATGCAAAGGAGTGATTCGAAATGACAATCCAAGCCGTTCTTTTTGATTTGGACGGAACTTTGCTTGACCGTCACACTTCACTATTAGCATTTGTGAGAGAGCAATGGCAGCGGTACTCTGAGCTGCAAATCGTTGATACACAGAGCTTCGTTAATCGGTTTATCGAACTCGATAACCATGGTTATGTGTGGAAGGATAAGGTCTATCAACAGCTTCTTAAGGAGTATGCGATTACTAATATAGACTGGACTTTGCTTCTCGATGATTACATAACTAATTTCCATAAGCATAGCATCGGTTTCCCCAACCTTATGAGTATGCTTGAACAGTTGAAGGAGCATGACATCAAGCTAGCCCTGGTCTCCAACGGTAATGGTCAATTCCAATACGACAACTTCAAAGCGCTGCATATCGGGAGTTTATTCGATGAGGTGCTCATCTCGGAATGGGAAGGACTTCGGAAGCCGGACAAAGCGATATTTGATCGCGCATTGAGTAAACTTGGCGTATCTGCAGAGCATGCTCTCTTCGTTGGTGACCATCCTGATAACGATATTCGAGCTAGTCGTGCCGTCGGGATGAAGGCGGTTTGGAAACGAAATAGTCAGTTTGCGATAGTTGATGAGGCTGAAGTCGATGCTGATGCAGTCATTGATGATCTGGGAGAACTGGTGAACATTGTGCTAGGACACTGATGAGGAATCATTCGTTCCGAATCGGATTTTTTCCGATTCGGTCCCGGCCAACCCCCTTGTATACCGAGCTACATCATTTGGCCCGCGCTAGCTCGCTTAGCTTCGCTGCCAGCAGCGTAACTTTCTAGCGAACCACAGCGTCGTTATTTCGCATAAAACGCATGCTCTCAGATTCTAACGAATCACAGACACGCTAATTAGGGTTAAACAGCCACTTTCGGCTGCAAACTGGACCAATAACGTTTGTAGGGTTCGT
This window harbors:
- a CDS encoding AAA family ATPase codes for the protein MYLRSIELERERVPTFAEYPFHLGAIQHLDKLEFHPKVTYIVGENGMGKSTLMEAIAIAWGFNPEGGTKNFTFSTHASHSNLFEYLRLARGLKKARDGFFFRAESYYNLASNIDELDKEPGSGPALIDSYGGKSLHEQSHGESFFATFMNRFGGNGLYILDEPEAALSPFRQMAMLSNMHELIQTNSQFIISTHSPILMAYPDSIIYYLTQDGIETRTLEQTDHYIIMKEFLNNKERMLRELMEDAKE
- a CDS encoding LysR family transcriptional regulator, giving the protein MVNTEWYRIFLYAAQFGNVTKAAQKLHITQPSASYAIKQLEEALNVVLFDRLSKGVRLTYEGQLLMDYVDRAFAQFDRGEHELQLVKQLGSGLLRIGASGTILKETVLPALDQFHADYPEVRIRLVAEQSKELVQQLKNRTLEIAFVHLPVHDSEIEIRQLAATSNCLVVSRAFRSFLEAPVSTEELLKLPLLMLSPGSATRRIIEHWFTSQGVIPNCDIELNSIDLLIEFAKRGYGAAFVPRSSVSRFIDDGVLVELKTVTPLPAAEIGVATMSNSTMTAAATAFLNRIEQLEK
- a CDS encoding HAD family hydrolase — its product is MTIQAVLFDLDGTLLDRHTSLLAFVREQWQRYSELQIVDTQSFVNRFIELDNHGYVWKDKVYQQLLKEYAITNIDWTLLLDDYITNFHKHSIGFPNLMSMLEQLKEHDIKLALVSNGNGQFQYDNFKALHIGSLFDEVLISEWEGLRKPDKAIFDRALSKLGVSAEHALFVGDHPDNDIRASRAVGMKAVWKRNSQFAIVDEAEVDADAVIDDLGELVNIVLGH
- the aroC gene encoding chorismate synthase, translated to MAANSFGERFRITTFGESHGEAVGVIVDGVTPGLEIDEAYIQIQMDRRKPGQSSVTSPRKEYDHVHIVSGVYEGRATGTPLTIILYNKDMRPEAYDDIKHSYRPGHADYTYMQKYGLRDHRGSGRASGRETAGRVAAGAVARKLLEQRGISVVAYSKEIGGIESTSFSEEEIERNPVRAADPIAAMRMVERIEHLASIGDSCGGIVECRIRGLAPGIGEPVFDKLDAELARAMISIGAVKGIEFGAGFEAARMQGSEHNDPMNTSGFLSNHAGGILGGISTGADIIFRVAVKPTSSISVPQQTVRENGEEQIIVTKGRHDPCICPRIVPVVEAMACLVLEDQIKRQAVMHA
- a CDS encoding ABC transporter permease — its product is MTLFALSFTLLFVFATMLISYWQKLGLEKEIAIGTVRSSVQLLLIGYVLQYIFQTENYLLLVLIITIMIGVASWNASKRGEGMKGVIWRIAFSIAVMELLMMAMLLGLHLIKSTPQYIIPLSGMTIGNAMVVSGLFMNQLKREAHSSRGEIDTLLSLGASAKQALHEVRKRAVKFSMIPTIDGMKTVGLVQLPGMMTGMIIAGAEPVEAVRYQILIVFSFTGSAAITSMLLSMLCYKLVFTKDLQLKTFAKD
- a CDS encoding ABC transporter ATP-binding protein, which translates into the protein MLEIKQVAKRSFLRNNNNAPYLLSNISATVDQGERISLLGASGQGKSTLLRLLSILHTPDEGDICLRGMSFRQIGSRLWRKQVCYVAQQAVMLPGTVEDNLKVTAQLHQLPYDQKLAERLLEAARLTHIDLKKDARELSGGEMQRIALIRSLLLRPDILLLDEVTSSLDGPNTLAIEQMLSEWNRSEGTIMIGVTHELVQAERTSTRIWFMAGGTIAEDASARPFFENPSTETARQFIGRGQTEVELT
- a CDS encoding M3 family oligoendopeptidase, which translates into the protein MKFSEYRYERPDVAAFEAKFKEELAKFQSAVSYEEQDLVMAEINKLRSVFDTQQQLASIRHSIDTNDEFYKAEQDFFDENGPIVQEYITDYYRALVDSKFRAQLEQKWGKQLFSLAELALKTFSPEIIEELQLENKLSTEYSKLIASAKIMFEGEERTLSQLGPFQQSTDRDMRKRALEASSGFMAENEANFDRIYDDLVKVRTTIAKKLGFTNFVELGYARMSRTDYNAEMVVNFRKQVLENIVPAATKLRQRQQNRIGVDELRYYDENFSFKCGNAKPKGDPDWIVAGGAKMYAELSPETDTFFRFMQDNGLMDLVSKKGKQGGGYCTYISEYGAPFIFSNFNGTSGDIDVLTHEAGHAFQVYESRSFAVPEYSFPTYEACEIHSMSMEFFTWPWMNLFFEEDADKYRFEHLGSGLLFIPYGVTVDEFQHFVYENPDATPAERKQAWRDIERKYLPHRDYADNEYLERGGFWHKQGHIFGSPFYYIDYTLAQICAFQFWKQMNEDRTAAWDAYVNLCRQGGSLSFTELVKVAGLISPFEDGCVSSVIGSIEGWLDSVDDTAL